The Anaeromyxobacter diazotrophicus genome contains the following window.
CGGCGCGCAGCTGCTCGACACCCTCGCCGCCGCGCGGGTCGACGTGGACGGCATCGTGAAGGTGCGCGGCCGGGCCACCGAGTCGAAGACCCGCATCCTCGCCGGCGGCCGCTCCACGCGGCGCCAGCAGATGCTCCGGGTCGACCGCGCCCCGCAGGCGGCCCTCTCGCCCACCGCCGACGCGCGCGTCGCCCGCGAGCTCCAGCGCGCGGCGCGCGGCGCGCGGGCGGTGCTGGCGAGCGACTACGGCTCGGGCTCGATCGGCGCCCCGGCGCTGGAGGTGCTGCGGGCGCTCGCCCGCGGCGGCCTGCCGGTCTGCGTCGACTCGCGCTACCGGCTCGTCCACTACACCGGCCTCACCATGGTGAAGCCGAACGAGGTGGAGCTCGAGACGGCCAGCGGCGTGCGCGTGGACGGGCTCGCGGCGCTGGAGCGGGCGGCGCGGGCGGTGCTGCGCAAGACCGGGAGCGCCGAGCTGCTCGTCACGCGCGGCCGCCACGGCATGTCGCTCTTCCGCAAGGGGCACTCCCCCGTCCACATCCCGCCGCACGGGGCCCAGGAGGCGGTCGACGTGACCGGCGCGGGGGACACGGTGGCGGCCACCTACACCGCCGCCATCGCCGCCGGCGCCGATCCCGAGTCCGCCGCCCGCCTCGCCAACGTGGCCGGCGCCCTCAAGGTGCAGAAGCCCGGCACCGCCACCGTCTCGCGCGGCGAGCTGCTCGCCGAGATGGTGAAGGGCTAGGCGCCGCGCCGATGCCGAAGCGGCTCCGGCTGGAAGACCTGGCGGGCCTGCGGGCCGAGGCGAGCGCGGCGGGGCGCACCATCGCGCTGGCGAACGGCGTCTTCGACCTCTTCCACGTCGGCCACCTGCGCTACCTCGAGGGCGCGAAGCGGCTCGCGGACCTGCTGGTGGTGGCGGTGAACGGCGACGCCTCCGCCCGCCTGCTCGGCAAGGGGCCCGGGCGCCCGGTGGTGCCGGAGGACGAGCGCGCCGAGATCGTGGCCGCGCTCGCCTGCGTGGACCGCGTGGTGGTGTTCGACACGAAGGACGTGGTCCCGGTCATCCGCCTCCTCCGCCCCGACGTGCAGGTGAAGGGCACCGACTACACGCCCGACACCATCCCCGAGGCGGCCGAGGTGCGGAGCTACGGCGGGCGGGTGGCGGTGGCGGGCGACCCCAAGGACCACTCGACCACCGCCCTGCTCGGGAAGCTCAGG
Protein-coding sequences here:
- a CDS encoding adenylyltransferase/cytidyltransferase family protein, with the translated sequence MPKRLRLEDLAGLRAEASAAGRTIALANGVFDLFHVGHLRYLEGAKRLADLLVVAVNGDASARLLGKGPGRPVVPEDERAEIVAALACVDRVVVFDTKDVVPVIRLLRPDVQVKGTDYTPDTIPEAAEVRSYGGRVAVAGDPKDHSTTALLGKLRT
- a CDS encoding bifunctional heptose 7-phosphate kinase/heptose 1-phosphate adenyltransferase produces the protein MRRPAAVNGIAHLAGLLDRIAAAEVVVVGDFMADEWVYGETERISREAPVLIVRWERSELKPGGAGNAAQNLAALGVTVRAVGVVGDDALGAQLLDTLAAARVDVDGIVKVRGRATESKTRILAGGRSTRRQQMLRVDRAPQAALSPTADARVARELQRAARGARAVLASDYGSGSIGAPALEVLRALARGGLPVCVDSRYRLVHYTGLTMVKPNEVELETASGVRVDGLAALERAARAVLRKTGSAELLVTRGRHGMSLFRKGHSPVHIPPHGAQEAVDVTGAGDTVAATYTAAIAAGADPESAARLANVAGALKVQKPGTATVSRGELLAEMVKG